Proteins encoded within one genomic window of Halocatena marina:
- a CDS encoding FAD synthase, giving the protein MNTNTDVELDGNGNGEGWRTVVAQGTFDILHPGHLHYFREGAEIGDELHVIIARRDNVTHKESPILPDRQRRDMVAALDMVDEAHLGHTEDIFIPIERIGPDIILLGHDQHHDESAIESALEERGISCAVKRASGMEPRSESELFSTGRIIDRICQERC; this is encoded by the coding sequence ATGAATACAAACACGGATGTCGAACTGGACGGGAATGGGAATGGAGAAGGCTGGCGAACGGTTGTCGCACAGGGAACATTCGACATTCTCCATCCCGGACATCTACATTATTTTCGTGAGGGGGCGGAGATAGGCGATGAACTCCACGTTATTATCGCTCGACGGGACAACGTCACACACAAGGAGTCGCCGATCCTGCCAGATCGCCAACGACGGGACATGGTTGCTGCGTTGGATATGGTTGATGAAGCGCACCTCGGTCACACCGAGGACATCTTCATTCCAATCGAACGGATCGGGCCAGACATTATTCTTCTTGGACACGACCAACACCACGATGAGTCTGCGATCGAATCGGCGCTCGAAGAACGCGGTATTTCCTGTGCAGTCAAGCGGGCATCAGGAATGGAGCCACGATCCGAGAGCGAGCTGTTTTCTACGGGACGGATCATCGACCGGATCTGTCAGGAACGCTGTTAA
- a CDS encoding DHH family phosphoesterase produces MSPSRVSVTIVYDLAPNCTIDDVEVGEHYHATVNGVVDYGVFVDLSDHVSGLVHESELDGSYEYGDSFIVRLEEVLENGDLSFSETRPVEYRTDIVEPGRLITAADLQDAVGKTVHLVGEVVQIRQTSGPTLFQIRDEVGVVPCAAFEEAGVRAYPDISVGEVVRVIGTVEQHGGARQLEIESLEPVPNPEEVRAQLDESLDAIAEPNEVDPLVDWSGLETLLPDLRTVAKTLRRAVLDGRPIRIRHHADGDGMCASVPLQLALERFIAERYETPDAPQYLLRRLPSKAPFYEMEDVTRDLNHALSDRDRHGQKLPLFLMLDNGSTEEDTPAYRTLAEYDVPIVVVDHHHPDPEAVEPFVAEHVNPYLHGEDYRVTTGMMSVELARMIDPELTDDVKHVPAVAGLCDRSRADAMDDYLALASEAGYSEENIDDIGEALDYAAFWLRYDDGNGFVNDVLDVGCDDAARHEELVSFLADRASRDRDRQLDVTLPHTEHEQLDNDAHLYRVDVERHAHRFTYPAPGKTTGAVHDHMVREHDGDPVITIGYGPDFAVLRSDGVRLDIPEMVSALADEQLGAGVSGGGHLVVGSIKFVSGRREEVLDALVEKMADADIDEELRSTLLRD; encoded by the coding sequence ATGTCACCTTCGCGTGTCTCTGTCACTATTGTCTACGATCTCGCACCGAACTGTACAATTGACGATGTCGAGGTCGGCGAGCACTACCACGCCACTGTCAACGGTGTTGTTGACTACGGTGTTTTTGTTGACCTCTCGGATCACGTCTCGGGACTTGTCCACGAGTCCGAACTCGATGGAAGCTACGAATATGGCGATTCGTTCATTGTTCGCCTCGAAGAAGTGCTTGAAAACGGCGATCTGAGTTTCAGTGAAACTCGTCCCGTAGAGTATCGCACAGATATTGTCGAACCGGGACGACTCATCACGGCCGCAGATCTTCAGGACGCTGTCGGTAAAACGGTCCATCTCGTTGGTGAAGTTGTTCAAATTCGACAGACATCGGGACCAACGCTCTTTCAGATCCGGGATGAGGTCGGAGTCGTGCCGTGTGCAGCCTTCGAAGAGGCTGGTGTCCGGGCGTATCCGGATATCTCGGTGGGTGAAGTTGTCCGAGTAATTGGTACCGTCGAACAACACGGTGGCGCTCGGCAGCTCGAAATCGAATCACTCGAACCCGTCCCGAACCCGGAAGAAGTTCGGGCACAGCTCGATGAGTCGCTCGACGCTATTGCGGAACCGAACGAAGTCGATCCACTCGTTGACTGGTCTGGACTTGAAACGCTTCTTCCTGACCTCAGAACCGTCGCGAAGACGCTCCGCCGTGCCGTGCTTGACGGTCGACCGATCAGAATTCGCCATCACGCAGACGGTGATGGTATGTGCGCTAGCGTTCCGCTGCAGCTCGCGCTCGAACGGTTCATCGCTGAGCGCTACGAAACGCCCGACGCACCTCAGTACCTCTTGCGACGACTGCCGAGTAAAGCACCCTTCTACGAAATGGAAGACGTTACGCGTGATCTCAACCACGCGCTTTCCGATCGTGACCGTCACGGACAGAAGCTTCCGCTGTTCTTGATGCTCGATAACGGCTCGACGGAAGAGGACACACCCGCATACCGGACGCTCGCCGAATACGACGTCCCGATTGTCGTCGTCGATCACCATCATCCAGATCCAGAAGCAGTCGAGCCGTTCGTCGCAGAACACGTCAATCCGTATCTCCACGGTGAGGACTACCGTGTCACGACCGGGATGATGTCCGTCGAACTCGCACGGATGATCGACCCCGAACTAACCGATGATGTCAAGCACGTTCCTGCAGTTGCAGGACTGTGTGATCGATCGCGTGCGGACGCGATGGACGACTATCTCGCGCTCGCCAGCGAAGCGGGCTACAGCGAAGAGAACATCGATGACATCGGTGAAGCACTCGATTACGCCGCGTTCTGGCTTCGATATGACGATGGAAACGGATTCGTCAACGATGTTCTGGATGTGGGATGTGACGATGCTGCTCGTCACGAAGAGCTGGTTTCGTTCCTCGCAGACCGGGCTAGCCGCGACCGCGATCGACAGCTCGATGTGACGCTCCCACACACAGAACACGAGCAGCTCGACAACGACGCACACCTCTACCGCGTCGATGTCGAACGTCATGCTCACCGCTTTACCTACCCTGCTCCGGGGAAGACGACCGGCGCAGTCCACGATCACATGGTCCGCGAACACGATGGTGATCCAGTAATCACGATTGGCTACGGACCCGATTTCGCTGTACTCCGAAGTGACGGTGTGCGCCTCGATATTCCGGAGATGGTGTCCGCACTGGCTGATGAGCAGCTTGGAGCGGGTGTCAGTGGTGGCGGTCACCTCGTCGTAGGGAGTATCAAATTTGTCTCCGGACGACGCGAAGAAGTGCTCGACGCGCTCGTCGAGAAGATGGCCGACGCAGATATCGATGAAGAGCTCCGAAGCACTCTTCTCCGTGATTAA
- a CDS encoding Mov34/MPN/PAD-1 family protein, protein MGLFRSDEILGIAEETLAFAREAAENTHPNEYMGLLRGEDAQTLGLDKSGTVITEVLVIPGTESNPVSATVKTSMVPNDRHTIGSIHSHPNGVLRPSDADIATFGKGPVHIILGAPYGPHHWQAFDRQGEPTSLPVLDVELPDEEFFDFTQEDIDEELRR, encoded by the coding sequence ATGGGTCTGTTCCGGTCGGACGAGATCCTCGGCATCGCCGAAGAGACGCTCGCATTCGCGCGTGAGGCCGCGGAGAATACCCATCCGAACGAGTATATGGGGCTGCTTCGTGGCGAAGACGCTCAGACGCTCGGGCTCGATAAATCAGGGACCGTCATAACCGAGGTCCTCGTTATTCCCGGAACGGAATCGAATCCTGTGAGTGCAACGGTGAAAACAAGTATGGTTCCCAACGATCGCCATACGATCGGATCGATCCATTCCCATCCGAACGGTGTGCTTCGACCAAGTGACGCCGATATTGCAACATTCGGGAAAGGACCAGTCCACATCATCCTCGGTGCACCCTACGGTCCACACCACTGGCAGGCATTCGACCGGCAAGGAGAACCAACCTCTCTTCCAGTTCTCGATGTCGAACTCCCCGACGAGGAGTTCTTCGACTTCACACAAGAGGATATCGACGAAGAACTACGCCGATAA
- a CDS encoding flippase activity-associated protein Agl23: MELPAHTNRDWERNSDRYRTIAFVVSITVFALIARFMLLGDRVAHWDEARVGFWTLDYIQTGNYSYMPVIHGPFYHHVNPLLFELFGTTDATMRIAPALVTGLLPLTALLLRDRLRRLEVVALALFLAIDPVVLYYSRFMRGDPLVGAFMFAAFAFLVRAVDTPRTRYILGATGAIALGFSAKENALVYLLCWIGALAVLLDQRLLVARYRDQEWLAVAVDNSKRVIDGLSRHRTALLAGLVEFLIISVMFYAPRKNGSIHVSETNVGLNAITNPSLLFDVVVESTAGSFSSLYSFWVVGGRAEHAYLPYLGDLLLTIGYGSVALCLLALIGFLVNRYAADQPRPIVTFTFAWGVASLIGYPLITDIKAPWAAVHVVLPLAVPAAVGAGVIVRKTYGAVTARRWANAGVLGLVLLLASTQVVGMAVHSVYLEPQSPDNELVQYAQPTDDIHPTVHEIEQIAQKEDEGTDVLIYGSPLVKGNPIYNKPSCTRNEGWFDTLPLPWYLVRSEATVACAESESDLNAINGTPPVIITQAEHVTKNESGQTVTVPTVPDELKTRFEGYDTRIKRIRTSDTDIVFLIDRNELQGTQNASQMNELASPPDRHVAPGDGRHTL; encoded by the coding sequence ATGGAACTCCCCGCCCACACGAACCGGGATTGGGAACGAAATAGCGATCGTTATCGGACGATAGCATTCGTCGTTTCGATCACCGTTTTCGCGCTGATTGCCCGGTTCATGCTCCTCGGCGACCGAGTTGCGCACTGGGACGAGGCTCGTGTCGGCTTCTGGACGCTCGATTACATACAGACCGGGAACTACAGCTACATGCCCGTCATCCACGGGCCGTTCTATCACCACGTCAACCCGCTCCTGTTCGAGCTATTCGGAACCACTGATGCAACCATGCGCATTGCTCCGGCGTTGGTGACTGGTCTCCTCCCGCTCACCGCGCTCTTGCTCCGTGACCGATTACGACGCCTCGAAGTTGTCGCACTGGCGCTGTTTCTGGCTATCGACCCCGTCGTTCTCTACTACTCGCGGTTCATGCGTGGTGACCCACTCGTTGGTGCGTTCATGTTCGCTGCCTTTGCGTTTCTCGTACGGGCGGTCGATACCCCCCGGACCCGATACATCTTGGGGGCCACTGGAGCGATTGCGTTGGGGTTCAGTGCGAAAGAAAACGCGCTCGTGTATCTCCTCTGTTGGATCGGTGCGCTCGCTGTGCTTCTCGATCAGCGACTTCTCGTCGCGCGGTACCGAGATCAAGAATGGCTGGCCGTCGCCGTAGATAATAGCAAACGCGTTATTGATGGACTTTCACGACACCGAACCGCTCTTCTCGCTGGTCTCGTCGAGTTCTTGATTATCAGCGTGATGTTCTATGCCCCACGAAAGAACGGATCCATTCACGTCTCGGAGACGAACGTCGGGTTGAACGCCATAACCAATCCGTCGCTCTTATTCGACGTTGTCGTAGAATCGACCGCCGGCTCGTTCAGCAGCCTCTACAGTTTCTGGGTCGTCGGTGGACGGGCAGAGCACGCCTATCTGCCGTATCTTGGTGATCTTCTCCTAACGATTGGCTACGGCTCGGTGGCGCTCTGTCTACTTGCACTCATTGGCTTTCTGGTAAACCGCTACGCCGCAGATCAACCGCGCCCGATCGTCACGTTCACCTTCGCTTGGGGTGTGGCATCGCTGATCGGCTATCCACTTATCACCGACATCAAGGCCCCGTGGGCTGCAGTTCACGTGGTGCTTCCACTGGCAGTGCCAGCAGCAGTCGGTGCTGGAGTCATCGTCAGAAAGACCTATGGGGCCGTTACTGCTCGTCGATGGGCGAACGCGGGCGTACTTGGATTGGTGCTCTTGCTCGCCAGCACACAGGTTGTCGGTATGGCCGTTCACAGCGTCTATCTCGAACCACAATCACCTGACAACGAACTCGTCCAGTACGCCCAGCCGACGGACGATATCCACCCAACAGTACACGAGATCGAACAGATCGCACAAAAGGAAGACGAGGGAACTGATGTTCTGATCTACGGCTCGCCGCTCGTCAAGGGTAATCCGATCTACAACAAACCATCGTGTACGCGCAATGAGGGGTGGTTCGATACGCTGCCCTTACCGTGGTATCTCGTCCGGAGCGAAGCAACCGTTGCCTGTGCGGAATCCGAGTCTGATCTCAACGCGATCAACGGAACGCCCCCGGTGATCATCACGCAAGCAGAGCACGTCACGAAAAACGAGAGCGGTCAGACCGTCACCGTCCCGACCGTTCCAGACGAACTCAAGACCCGATTCGAGGGGTACGACACGAGAATCAAGCGAATACGAACGTCGGATACGGACATCGTGTTCCTCATCGACCGCAATGAACTGCAAGGCACTCAGAATGCTTCACAGATGAACGAGTTAGCTTCTCCACCTGACCGTCACGTTGCGCCTGGCGATGGGCGTCACACTCTGTAG
- a CDS encoding pyridoxal phosphate-dependent aminotransferase, with amino-acid sequence MGMDFTERVQRVEPSATLAISNLASELEADGTDIVDLSVGEPDFPTPEPIVQAAKEAIDAGHTGYAPSNGIPALRSAIADSLTDRGLSYAAENIIVTPGGKQALFEVVQALVEDGSEVVLLDPAWVSYEAMVKIAGGSLKRVDLTPHDFQLEPALDELASTVSENTDLLIVNSPSNPSGAVFSDAALRGVRDLATEHDITVIADEMYDQITYGVEPTSLGTMAGMGDRTVTVNGFSKAYSMTGWRLGYLAAPSELVGQAGKLQSHSVSSATNFVQHAGVVALDECDDAVKEMRDAFARRRDMLADLFADQGVDVPVGDGAFYMMVPVAEDDQQWCEGAISDAHVATVPGSAFGTPGYARLSYAASTERLKEGVERLVENGYL; translated from the coding sequence ATGGGCATGGATTTCACGGAGCGCGTTCAACGAGTTGAACCGAGTGCGACGCTTGCGATCAGCAACCTCGCATCGGAACTCGAAGCAGATGGTACCGATATTGTCGATTTGAGCGTTGGTGAACCCGATTTCCCGACGCCCGAACCGATTGTGCAGGCCGCAAAGGAGGCCATCGACGCTGGACACACTGGCTATGCCCCATCCAACGGGATTCCTGCGCTTCGGTCGGCGATCGCGGATTCGCTTACCGACCGCGGTCTCTCGTACGCTGCCGAGAACATCATCGTCACGCCGGGCGGGAAGCAAGCGCTGTTCGAGGTTGTGCAGGCGCTCGTTGAGGATGGCAGCGAGGTAGTCCTGCTCGACCCCGCATGGGTTTCCTACGAAGCGATGGTGAAAATTGCTGGTGGATCGTTGAAACGCGTCGATCTCACGCCGCACGACTTCCAGCTCGAACCTGCACTCGACGAGCTTGCGTCGACCGTCTCCGAAAACACCGATCTTCTCATCGTGAACTCACCGAGTAACCCCTCGGGTGCGGTGTTCTCTGATGCGGCGCTGCGCGGTGTGCGCGATCTAGCGACAGAGCACGATATCACAGTTATTGCGGATGAGATGTATGATCAGATCACCTACGGCGTCGAACCGACGAGCCTCGGGACGATGGCTGGTATGGGTGATCGGACAGTCACCGTCAACGGCTTCTCGAAAGCGTATTCGATGACTGGCTGGCGGCTCGGCTATCTCGCTGCACCGTCTGAGCTTGTCGGGCAAGCCGGAAAGCTCCAGTCCCATTCGGTTTCGTCTGCGACGAACTTCGTCCAGCACGCGGGTGTCGTCGCGCTCGATGAGTGCGACGACGCAGTCAAAGAAATGCGGGATGCATTTGCGCGAAGACGCGACATGCTTGCTGATCTCTTTGCCGATCAGGGCGTCGATGTCCCGGTCGGTGACGGCGCGTTCTATATGATGGTACCCGTTGCTGAGGACGATCAACAGTGGTGTGAGGGCGCCATCTCCGACGCCCACGTCGCTACTGTCCCCGGAAGTGCGTTTGGAACGCCCGGCTACGCGCGACTCTCCTACGCAGCGAGCACCGAGCGACTGAAAGAAGGCGTCGAGCGGTTGGTCGAAAACGGATATCTATAA
- a CDS encoding phosphatidylserine/phosphatidylglycerophosphate/cardiolipin synthase family protein — MVTVERVSESESGSERGWGLKLILVASVLLLGTSSIALAVGPTNSTGVTTIASDTERAAGIEIVRVYPNPVTDDDRGEFVVIDVPRKTNVSGWELRDEESVVSLPNRTVSGRIVLSTEPKAVKNMTDEPVLQLTGKISLSNAGERVRLVRDGTSVTTVEYSDAPEGELYQRDSGEWTWEPFGATDLSVVESGPSAARLFVLPDAPKAPASTLDSATDRILLGGYTFTSDRIASALVRAHRRGVHVEVLVESGPVGGITTQEKTVLDRLTAAGIDVHVLGGERARYAYHHAKYAVVDDRALVMTENWKPSGVGGHSNRGWGAIVRDSVTADELAAVFAADTGWLDTKRWREFSRNETFEPSEPSFESYPSTVPPKTVPVEQTRLLAAPDNAEPELLAVMNNATESISVVQVSIEGFDGPFTQAALQAARRGVEVRILLSNAWYVQDENRALAERLNRLAGDSPLEVRLAEPNGRFEKIHAKGVIVDSDQVVVGSLNWNPYSARENREIAVVLMGDAVGEYFSSVFDADWRGKNEELPTPIPVGIIAALGIAILIALVLANALEFEPKW; from the coding sequence GTGGTCACAGTTGAGCGTGTTTCCGAGTCCGAGTCGGGGTCTGAGCGAGGGTGGGGTCTGAAGCTGATCCTCGTCGCGAGTGTTTTGCTCCTCGGAACGTCTTCGATCGCTCTTGCTGTCGGACCCACGAACAGTACGGGCGTTACAACCATCGCTTCTGATACCGAACGCGCAGCTGGAATCGAAATCGTTCGCGTTTATCCGAATCCTGTCACTGACGATGATCGAGGTGAGTTCGTCGTTATCGATGTGCCTCGGAAAACGAATGTGAGCGGTTGGGAGCTTCGTGATGAGGAATCAGTGGTATCACTGCCGAACAGAACCGTGAGCGGCCGGATCGTGCTTTCGACGGAACCGAAAGCGGTTAAAAATATGACCGACGAGCCGGTTCTGCAACTGACAGGCAAAATCAGTCTCTCGAACGCCGGCGAACGGGTTCGTCTCGTGAGAGATGGCACCTCGGTCACAACGGTCGAATACAGTGATGCGCCGGAAGGTGAGTTGTATCAACGGGATAGTGGAGAATGGACGTGGGAACCGTTCGGTGCTACCGATCTTTCGGTTGTCGAAAGTGGCCCGTCCGCCGCTCGGCTGTTCGTGCTCCCGGACGCACCCAAAGCCCCTGCTTCGACGCTCGATTCGGCCACCGATCGAATTCTCCTCGGTGGATACACCTTCACGTCCGATCGGATCGCCTCTGCACTCGTTCGGGCGCACCGCCGTGGTGTCCACGTCGAGGTGCTCGTCGAGAGTGGGCCAGTCGGTGGCATCACAACACAGGAAAAAACTGTACTCGATCGGTTGACAGCCGCTGGCATCGATGTCCACGTTCTCGGGGGGGAGCGTGCGCGATATGCCTATCATCACGCGAAGTACGCTGTCGTCGACGACCGGGCGCTCGTGATGACCGAAAATTGGAAACCGTCCGGCGTTGGCGGTCACTCGAACCGGGGGTGGGGAGCGATCGTTCGCGATTCAGTCACCGCAGATGAGCTTGCAGCAGTATTTGCGGCCGATACTGGATGGCTGGACACGAAACGGTGGCGAGAATTCAGTCGAAATGAGACGTTCGAGCCATCGGAGCCGTCGTTCGAATCGTATCCTTCGACCGTTCCACCGAAAACAGTTCCAGTCGAACAGACACGACTTCTCGCTGCACCCGATAATGCGGAACCGGAGCTTCTTGCAGTGATGAACAATGCCACCGAGAGCATTAGTGTCGTACAGGTGTCGATAGAGGGATTCGACGGTCCATTCACACAGGCGGCACTCCAAGCCGCACGCCGTGGGGTCGAGGTTCGTATCCTTCTGAGTAACGCTTGGTATGTGCAAGACGAGAACCGAGCCCTCGCCGAGCGGCTCAATCGGCTCGCAGGAGATTCACCGCTCGAAGTGCGATTGGCAGAGCCAAACGGACGGTTTGAGAAGATCCACGCCAAGGGTGTGATCGTCGACAGCGATCAGGTAGTCGTTGGAAGTCTCAATTGGAATCCCTATTCAGCGCGGGAAAATCGTGAAATAGCAGTCGTGTTGATGGGTGATGCGGTCGGGGAGTACTTCAGCAGCGTGTTTGATGCGGATTGGCGCGGTAAGAACGAGGAATTGCCCACTCCTATTCCCGTCGGAATCATCGCCGCCCTCGGTATCGCCATCCTGATAGCGTTAGTGCTCGCTAACGCGCTCGAATTCGAACCCAAATGGTGA
- the ribH gene encoding 6,7-dimethyl-8-ribityllumazine synthase, whose translation MVSLGLVVAQFNKEEPITHEMEERARTAATERGAEIVETLAVPGSYDTPLAADRLARRKDIDAVAVLGAIITGDTDHDRVIADAAARGLTDVSIDRDTPVTLGITGPGMSASEAKARIDYGATAVESAIDLAKAL comes from the coding sequence ATGGTTTCACTCGGGTTAGTGGTTGCTCAGTTCAACAAGGAAGAGCCGATCACCCACGAGATGGAAGAGCGTGCGCGGACAGCGGCGACAGAACGCGGGGCCGAAATCGTCGAGACGCTCGCGGTTCCAGGTTCGTACGATACACCGCTTGCGGCCGATCGGTTGGCGCGCAGAAAGGACATCGACGCCGTCGCAGTGCTCGGTGCAATCATTACGGGAGATACCGATCACGACCGCGTCATCGCCGATGCTGCTGCGCGCGGACTGACCGACGTTTCGATTGACCGGGATACGCCAGTTACACTTGGAATTACTGGGCCAGGAATGAGCGCATCGGAGGCGAAAGCGCGCATCGACTACGGTGCGACTGCTGTCGAAAGTGCTATCGATCTTGCGAAAGCGTTGTGA